A DNA window from Ranitomeya imitator isolate aRanImi1 chromosome 2, aRanImi1.pri, whole genome shotgun sequence contains the following coding sequences:
- the LOC138667336 gene encoding oocyte zinc finger protein XlCOF6.1-like — MKQVPSSDSLLTTKENQSHKRAIKNQTAPKAKKSFSCSECGKCFNKKSHFVIHQRTHTGEKPFSCSVCGNCFIQKYSLVNHHRSHTGEKPFSCSECGKCFAYKLLLVMHHRTHTGEKPFSCSECGKCFIKKSDLVKHHRTHTGEMPFSCSECGKCFTWKQLLVRHQRTHTGEKPFSCSECGKCFTQKSELVSHQRTHKVEKPFSCSECGKNFKWNANLYQHQRTHTGEKPFSCSECGKCFNQKSASC, encoded by the coding sequence atgaaacaggtcccatcttctgattcattactgactactaaggaaaatcaaagtcacaaaagagccaTTAAAaatcaaactgctcctaaagcaaagaagtcattttcatgttcagaatgtgggaaatgttttaacaagaaatcacattttgttatacaccaaagaactcacacaggggagaagcctttttcatgttcagtatgtggaaactgttttatccagaaatattctttggttaatcaccatagatctcacacaggggagaagcctttttcctgttcagaatgtggaaaatgttttgcataTAAATTACTGCTTGTtatgcaccatagaactcacacgggggagaagcctttttcctgttcagaatgtgggaaatgttttatcaagaaatcagatttggttaagcaccatagaactcacacaggggagatgcctttttcctgttcagaatgtgggaaatgttttacatggaaacagcttcttgttagacaccaaagaactcacacaggagagaagcctttttcctgttcagaatgtgggaaatgttttacccagaaatcagaattggttagtcaccagagaactcacaaagtagagaagcctttttcctgttcagaatgtgggaaaaattTTAAATGGAATGCAAACCTTTatcaacatcagagaactcacacaggagagaagcctttttcctgttcagaatgtgggaaatgttttaaccagaaatcagcttcttgttag